A genomic region of Fusarium falciforme chromosome 4, complete sequence contains the following coding sequences:
- a CDS encoding Chitin-binding type-4 domain-containing protein, whose translation MKYAAALTLIPLVAAHGFVRSPPPRKPGDAYKAACGDQPFYQQSSDINGNVQGIFQVVGTGADPAKCNLWLCKGFQQEDNADNVQTYSLGQEIDFDVNIAAPHTGYANVSVVKTSSNTVIGEPLIEFSNYASNAGLDANNTAFSVTLPESLGGDCTTAGDCVLQWFWDAPDIDQTYESCIDFVVGGSGSGSGNSGSSPSAPAASTPAATQAPAATTLVQAVTASSDAPAATAAPDTGAEEPVDDDEECPADDEEPVDDEEPVDDEECPADDEEPVDDEEPADDEECPADEEYDEDY comes from the coding sequence ATGAAGTACGCCGCTGCTCTCACCCTCATCCCCCTCGTCGCCGCCCACGGCTTCGTCCGCTCTCCCCCTCCCCGCAAGCCCGGTGATGCCTACAAGGCTGCCTGCGGCGACCAGCCCTTCTACCAGCAGAGCTCCGACATCAACGGCAACGTCCAGGGCATCTTCCAGGTCGTCGGTACCGGCGCCGACCCCGCCAAGTGCAACCTGTGGCTGTGCAAGGGCTTCCAGCAGGAGGACAACGCCGACAACGTCCAGACCTACTCCCTGGGTCAGGAGATTGACTTTGACGTCAACATTGCCGCTCCTCACACCGGCTATGCCAACGTTTCCGTTGTCAAGACCAGCTCCAACACCGTCATTGGCGAGCCCCTGATCGAGTTCTCCAACTATGCTTCCAACGCTGGTCTTGATGCCAACAACACCGCCTTCAGCGTTACCCTCCCCGAGAGCCTTGGTGGTGACTGCACCACTGCTGGCGACTGCGTTCTCCAGTGGTTCTGGGACGCTCCCGATATCGACCAGACCTATGAGTCCTGCATCGACTTTGTCGTCGGTGGCTCcggttctggctctggcaacAGCGGCTCTTCCCCCTCTGCCCCTGCTGCTTCCACCCCCGCTGCTACTCAGGCCCCTGCCGCTACCACTCTCGTCCAGGCCGTGACCGCTTCCTCCGACGCCCCCGCTGCCACTGCTGCTCCCGACACCGGTGCCGAGGAGCCcgtcgatgacgatgaggagtgccctgctgatgatgaggagcccgtcgacgatgaggagcctgtcgacgacgaggagtgCCCcgctgatgacgaggagcccgtcgatgatgaggagcccgctgatgacgaggagtgCCCCGCTGACGAGGAGTACGACGAGGACTACTAA
- a CDS encoding Carrier domain-containing protein, which produces MTIIDINKDLAALFEQQAAATPDAVALEDEKRSLTYAELDRETWALAERLRNHGVGRDDLVGVLMGRSADYVIASVAALRAGGAFLVLEVAYPPGLLRDVIEDAKPTVILTQVEHASHIKSDVPVIIVDHPDKEARGDITPQLDERRPLPEEDDVERLAFVSYSSGTTGQPKGIMNPHRAAIRSYDLRFGVSDLKPGDRVACNVFFIWEMLRPLLRGATTVAIPDHASYDPVALVELLSSWRITDTLMTPTLLATVLSRHPKLGERLPHLRSLWLNGEVVTTDLVRRAVDALPNARLLNVYSASETHETAVGDIKTFIDYDTRVCPVGPLTDPEHTYILDEAGNRVGPGVSGELYVGGDLLARGYLNLPETTAKAFQSDPFDPEKDARMYRTGDLARLLPSGLLEITGRVGGMIKTRGYTVQPGAVESAIRKHLAVRDCAVIAHGEGLERQIVAYIVREQGEPRDRTIPIIDEYGYSPVARRALSDHLAHYMIPPVWVELDELPTHGVSGKTDLKALPPPPSPRSPKAPPKKEHNIKIKMETIIMLWAASLNMPANAITPKHDFFDLGGHSLALADLASRLTRTFGFPVPLAPLAGNPTLDGHLSAVKAARDGHTAAVQADLPAVLRADSALPEEIQSNGTPMRALKDADTILLTGVTGYLGAFLLKTLVDSTNAHIICLVRFPEPVEDCAPAGMARIRKNLIDLGVWEDYLLERMEILPGTLARKRFGLSPEAFDELATRVQVIVHAAATVNLVYPYAALRNANVGGTREILRLAGRSGATVHHVSTNGVLPPSTEGWSEDVVIDIDDVPTKLLDGYGQTKWVAEKLVYEAGRRGIPVRVYRPGTITGHSHSGSTNAWDLMNAILVESLQLGRAPDVDGWFLEMTPVDFVSKAIVTLANHTDDEDQTLYHLGDPAPVASKDVFDSLAKIGYPTEPLPWDEWVALWHEKRGDRKGGDDPFTVDILRGGMPNVEVLKSVIVLKDGKTQPTLDKYEVFRPKIDDGLLEIYTRHFYARGWLPRPPKRVQVNGVAKKANKGRLAGKVAVVTGASSGIGAAVAAGLAKEGAHVALAARRTEALEGVKKKIAVHGGKVLLHKTDVTDKAQVESLMKEASEQLGPVDILVSCAGVMYFTMMANNQTDEWERTVDVNCKGLLHCLSSTVPGMLSRGSGHIVAISSDAGRKVFPGLGVYSASKFFVEATLQALRVETAGSGLRVTSIQPGNVATDLLGMSTDEEALKKYGEPTGAKVLEPEEVASSIVYAVCQPPHVAVNEVLIEPRDEPI; this is translated from the coding sequence ATGACCATTATCGACATTAACAAGGACTTGGCTGCTCTGTTTGAGCAGCAGGCGGCTGCCACGCCTGATGCTGTGGCtcttgaggatgagaagagatCGCTCACCTATGCCGAGCTCGACAGGGAGACGTGGGCTCTGGCTGAGCGGCTGCGCAACCACGGTGTTGGTCGCGATGACCTCGTCGGTGTCCTGATGGGACGGAGTGCCGATTACGTGATTGCATCTGTCGCTGCTCTCCGCGCTGGTGGTGCTTTTCTCGTCCTTGAGGTGGCATATCCTCCAGGTCTTTTGCGAGATGTCATTGAGGATGCAAAGCCAACTGTCATCTTGACTCAGGTCGAGCACGCCAGCCACATCAAGTCTGATGTTCCCGTCATTATCGTCGACCACCCCGACAAGGAGGCCAGGGGAGATATTACGCCTCAATTGGACGAGAGACGCCCTCTAcccgaggaagacgacgtcGAGAGGCTCGCCTTTGTCTCATACTCTTCTGGTACCACTGGACAGCCCAAGGGTATCATGAACCCCCACAGAGCCGCCATCCGCTCATACGACCTGCGATTCGGCGTCAGCGACCTCAAGCCCGGTGACAGGGTAGCTTGCAACGTCTTTTTCATCTGGGAGATGCTGCGGCCTCTTCTGCGGGGTGCCACCACTGTCGCTATCCCCGACCACGCCAGCTATGATCCCGTTGCtcttgttgagcttctctCTTCGTGGCGCATCACCGATACCCTCATGACCCCGACACTTTTGGCCACTGTTCTTTCTCGACACCCCAAGCTTGGCGAgcgtcttcctcatcttcgctCGCTGTGGCTCAATGGCGAGGTTGTTACCACCGACCTTGTTCGACGCGCCGTTGACGCCCTTCCCAACGCCCGTCTTCTTAACGTCTACAGCGCTAGTGAAACCCACGAGACTGCAGTGGGTGACATCAAGACATTTATCGACTATGACACGAGAGTCTGTCCTGTCGGTCCTCTCACTGACCCCGAACACACTTACATCCTTGATGAGGCCGGCAACAGAGTTGGTCCCGGTGTAAGTGGTGAGCTGTACGTGGGTGGTGACCTCCTGGCAAGAGGATATCTCAACCTACCCGAGACAACTGCCAAGGCGTTCCAGTCGGATCCTTTCGACCCTGAAAAGGATGCGCGCATGTACAGAACTGGTGATCTTGCGAGGTTGCTTCCTAGCGGACTTTTGGAGATCACAGGCCGAGTTGGAGGTATGATCAAGACCCGTGGCTACACCGTCCAGCCTGGCGCCGTTGAGAGCGCTATCCGAAAACACTTGGCTGTTCGCGATTGTGCAGTCATTGCCCACGGCGAGGGCTTGGAGAGGCAGATTGTGGCATACATCGTCCGCGAACAGGGCGAGCCCAGAGATCGAACCATTCCCATCATTGATGAGTACGGATACAGTCCGGTGGCTCGACGTGCTCTCTCAGATCACCTTGCTCACTACATGATTCCTCCTGTCTGGGTTGAGCTCGACGAACTCCCCACGCATGGAGTTTCTGGCAAGACTGATCTCAAGGCTCTGCCTCCGCCACCATCTCCGCGGTCACCCAAGGCGCCTCCGAAGAAGGAGCACaacatcaagatcaagatggagaccatcatcatgctcTGGGCGGCATCTCTCAACATGCCCGCTAATGCCATCACACCGAAGCACGACTTTTTCGATCTGGGTGGTCACTCGCTGGCTCTTGCTGATCTCGCGAGCCGACTTACCAGGACCTTTGGATTCCCTGTTCCTCTTGCGCCTTTGGCTGGAAACCCCACTCTGGACGGACATCTCTCGGCCGTCAAAGCCGCTCGCGATGGACATACCGCTGCTGTGCAGGCTGATCTGCCGGCTGTTCTCCGCGCAGATTCAGCTCTGCCTGAAGAGATCCAGTCGAATGGCACCCCGATGCGTGCTCTCAAGGACGCTGACACGATCCTTCTTACCGGTGTCACTGGATACCTTGGAGCTTTCCTTCTCAAGACCTTGGTTGACTCTACCAATGCTCACATCATCTGTCTCGTGCGATTTCCCGAACCCGTGGAGGACTGTGCACCGGCTGGTATGGCCCGAATCCGAAAGAACTTGATCGACCTGGGCGTTTGGGAGGATTATCTGCTGGAGCGCATGGAGATCTTGCCAGGGACACTCGCTAGGAAGCGTTTTGGTCTCTCGCCTGAAGCCTTTGACGAGTTGGCGACTCGTGTGCAAGTCATTGTGcacgccgccgccaccgTCAACTTGGTGTATCCCTATGCTGCTCTGAGGAATGCCAACGTGGGAGGTACGAGGGAGATTCTGCGACTCGCAGGCCGTAGTGGAGCGACTGTTCATCACGTTTCCACCAACGGtgttcttcctccttccaCTGAGGGCTGGTCTGAGGATGTTGTCATTGATATTGACGATGTCCCGACTAAGCTGCTGGATGGCTATGGTCAGACCAAGTGGGTTGCTGAAAAGCTCGTCTACGAGGCCGGTCGTCGAGGTATTCCTGTCCGAGTGTATCGACCTGGTACCATTACCGGTCATAGCCACTCTGGTTCGACGAACGCTTGGGATCTGATGAACGCCATCTTGGTCGAGTCATTGCAGCTCGGCCGAGCGCCGGATGTCGATGGATGGTTCCTAGAGATGACGCCAGTGGATTTTGTCAGCAAAGCCATTGTTACCCTCGCCAACCACACGGATGATGAAGACCAGACTCTGTACCATCTGGGTGATCCCGCTCCTGTGGCTTCTAAGGACGTATTTGACTCTCTGGCCAAGATTGGCTACCCCACAGAGCCTCTCCCATGGGACGAATGGGTTGCTCTCTGGCATGAGAAGCGAGGCGACAGGAAGGGAGGAGACGATCCCTTCACCGTTGATATTCTCCGCGGTGGTATGCCCAACGTAGAGGTTCTCAAGTCTGTCATTGtgctcaaggatggcaagacACAACCAACCCTAGACAAGTACGAGGTCTTCAGACCCAAGATCGACGACGGTCTCTTGGAAATCTATACCCGCCACTTCTACGCGCGAGGTTGGTTGCCTCGCCCTCCTAAGCGTGTGCAGGTCAACGGCGTGGCCAAGAAGGCAAACAAGGGTCGTCTGGCCGGCAAGGTTGCTGTCGTGACAGGTGCCTCTTCTGGCATCGGTGCCGCTGTCGCTGCTGGCCTTGCCAAGGAGGGTGCGCACGTCGCCCTGGCAGCTCGACGCACCGAGGCCCTCGAAggcgtcaagaagaagattgctGTGCACGGAGGCAAGGTGCTGCTCCACAAGACGGACGTGACAGACAAGGCCCAGGTGGAGTCCCTGATGAAGGAGGCGAGCGAGCAGCTGGGCCCTGTCGACATCCTTGTCAGCTGCGCGGGTGTCATGTACTTTACCATGATGGCCAACAACCAGACGGACGAGTGGGAGCGCACCGTCGATGTCAACTGCAAGGGTCTGCTGCACTGCCTGTCGTCGACGGTGCCTGGCATGCTCTCCCGCGGCAGCGGCCACATCGTGGCCATCTCGTCGGATGCCGGCCGCAAGGTGTTCCCCGGCCTGGGCGTCTACTCTGCCAGCAAGTTCTTTGTCGAGGCGACTCTGCAGGCTCTGCGAGTTGAGACAGCGGGCTCCGGCCTCCGGGTGACGTCAATCCAGCCCGGAAACGTGGCGACGGACCTCCTGGGCATGTCGACGGACGAGGAGGCGCTCAAGAAGTACGGTGAGCCCACGGGCGCCAAGGTGCTGGAGCCCGAGGAGGTTGCGAGCTCGATCGTGTACGCCGTGTGCCAGCCTCCTCATGTGGCAGTCAACGAGGTTCTCATCGAGCCTCGGGATGAGCCTATCTAA